The following proteins are co-located in the Anas platyrhynchos isolate ZD024472 breed Pekin duck chromosome 1, IASCAAS_PekinDuck_T2T, whole genome shotgun sequence genome:
- the TOB2 gene encoding protein Tob2, which translates to MHLEIKVALNFIISYLYNKLPRRRADLFGEELERLLKKKYEGHWYPEKPLKGSGYRCVHIGETVDPVVELAAKRSGLAVEDVRANVPEELSVWIDPFEVSYQIGEKGSVKVLYLDDSEGCQAAELDKEIKSSFNPDAQVFVPIGSQDNSLSNSPSPSFGQSPSPTFIPRSAQPITFTTATFAATKFGSTKMKKGGGAGGGGGGAAGPAPQPRLLRSPTTNLLKHKGLSLSMHSLNFAGSAGGQAPQSQLSPNAKEFVYSGGSPGAAGLFFEGESQPSSVPPASQFGAGTGGAFDMAQVFGGSSNSLFLEKSPFVEGLSYNLNAMQYPSQSFQPVVLAN; encoded by the coding sequence ATGCATCTGGAGATTAAAGTTGCTCTGAACTTCATCATCTCATACCTGTACAACAAGCTGCCTCGGCGGCGGGCGGACCTGTTCGGCGAGGAGCTCGAGCGCctgctgaagaagaaatatgAGGGGCACTGGTACCCGGAGAAGCCTCTGAAGGGCTCGGGCTATCGCTGCGTCCACATCGGGGAGACGGTGGACCCGGTGGTGGAGCTGGCGGCCAAGCGCAGCGGGCTGGCGGTGGAGGACGTGCGCGCCAACGTGCCCGAGGAGCTGAGCGTCTGGATCGACCCCTTCGAGGTGTCCTACCAGATCGGCGAGAAGGGCTCCGTCAAGGTGCTCTACCTGGATGACAGCGAGGGCTGCCAAGCCGCCGAGCTGGACAAAGAAATCAAGAGCAGCTTCAACCCCGACGCCCAGGTGTTCGTCCCCATCGGCAGCCAGGACAACTCGCTGTCCAACTCCCCGTCCCCCTCCTTCGGCCAGTCGCCCAGCCCCACCTTCATCCCGCGCTCTGCCCAGCCCATCACCTTCACCACCGCCACCTTCGCCGCCACCAAATTCGGCTCCACCAAGATGAAGAAGGGCGGAGGGGCCGGCGGCGGagggggcggcgcggcggggcccgcgccgcagcccaggctgctccGCTCGCCCACCACCAACCTGCTGAAGCACAAGGGCCTCTCCCTCTCCATGCACTCTCTGAACTTCGCCGGCAGCGCGGGGGGCCAGGCCCCGCAGTCGCAGCTCTCCCCCAACGCCAAGGAGTTCGTTTACAGCGGCGGCTCGCCCGGGGCCGCCGGCCTCTTCTTCGAGGGCGAGAGCCAGCCCAGCAGCGTCCCCCCGGCCTCGCAGTTCGGCGCCGGCACGGGCGGCGCCTTCGATATGGCTCAGGTGTTCGGCGGCAGCAGCAACAGCCTCTTCCTGGAGAAGTCGCCCTTCGTGGAAGGACTCAGCTACAACCTGAACGCCATGCAGTACCCCAGCCAGTCCTTCCAGCCCGTCGTCCTGGCCAACTGA
- the PHF5A gene encoding PHD finger-like domain-containing protein 5A isoform X1: MAKHHPDLIFCRKQAGVAIGRLCEKCDGKCVICDSYVRPCTLVRICDECNYGSYQGRCVICGGPGVSDAYYCKECTIQEKDRDGCPKIVNLGSSKTDLFYERKKYGFKKR, translated from the exons aTGGCCAAGCACCACCCGGACCTCATCTTCTGCCGCAAGCAGGCGGGCGTCG CGATTGGAAGACTTTGCGAAAAAT GTGATGGGAAGTGTGTGATCTGTGACTCGTACGTGCGGCCCTGCACACTCGTGCGCATATGCGATGAGTGCAACTACGGCTCCTACCAAGGGCGCTGCGTGATCTGCGGGGGTCCAGGAGTGTCCGATGCCTACTACTGCAAGGAGTGCACCATCCAGGAAAAAGAT AGAGATGGTTGCCCCAAGATCGTCAACCTGGGCAGCTCCAAGACGGATCTCTTCTACGAAAGGAAAAAGTACGGATTCAAGAAGAGGTGA
- the PHF5A gene encoding PHD finger-like domain-containing protein 5A isoform X2 — MWLCGRSLHCCSIGDGKCVICDSYVRPCTLVRICDECNYGSYQGRCVICGGPGVSDAYYCKECTIQEKDRDGCPKIVNLGSSKTDLFYERKKYGFKKR; from the exons ATGTGGCTCTGTGGGAGAAGCTTACACTGCTGCAGCATAG GTGATGGGAAGTGTGTGATCTGTGACTCGTACGTGCGGCCCTGCACACTCGTGCGCATATGCGATGAGTGCAACTACGGCTCCTACCAAGGGCGCTGCGTGATCTGCGGGGGTCCAGGAGTGTCCGATGCCTACTACTGCAAGGAGTGCACCATCCAGGAAAAAGAT AGAGATGGTTGCCCCAAGATCGTCAACCTGGGCAGCTCCAAGACGGATCTCTTCTACGAAAGGAAAAAGTACGGATTCAAGAAGAGGTGA